In one window of Pirellulales bacterium DNA:
- the ltrA gene encoding group II intron reverse transcriptase/maturase: MVARPNNPTDKVRELQRRLYIAAKRNEERRFHALYDRIWRSDVLLEAWRRVRSNKGAAGIDGVTLSMIEQQGVAEFLRELAAMLREGKYRPQPVRRRYIPKPDGRQRPLGIPTVRDRVVQMAAKIVLEPIFEADFQPNSYGFRPRRSATQALEVIRITGGRGHHHVVDADIQGFFDAIDQDLLMEKLAARISDRRVLKLLRQWLRAGVMEEGVVRTTTAGTPQGGVISPLLANVYLNDLDRIWTATCSHLGQLVRYADDFVILCRTRAQAERSLAKVQEIMGLLRLELHPTKTRLVELGLGREGFTFLGCYLRIVRSRFKGKPYLFRWPSPRAMQAIRSRLHDLTRPRRWAGMKDIREVIRELNPVLRGWGGYFRTGNASGKFNQLDQYVYQRLLRLLVRRGGQRRNRPGARPFSPREWSHRRLVQEHGLYQLLGTIRYPGGAHVA; the protein is encoded by the coding sequence ATGGTCGCAAGACCCAACAACCCCACTGATAAAGTGCGAGAACTCCAGCGCCGGCTGTACATCGCGGCCAAGCGCAACGAGGAGCGTCGTTTCCATGCGCTCTATGACCGGATCTGGCGGAGTGACGTTCTGCTGGAAGCGTGGAGACGAGTGCGTAGCAACAAAGGGGCTGCCGGCATCGACGGCGTTACGCTGTCGATGATTGAACAGCAAGGCGTGGCGGAGTTCCTGCGAGAACTCGCGGCCATGCTCCGTGAGGGGAAGTATCGGCCGCAACCGGTGCGCCGCAGGTACATTCCCAAGCCAGACGGACGGCAACGGCCGCTGGGCATTCCGACGGTGCGGGATCGCGTGGTGCAAATGGCGGCGAAGATCGTCCTAGAGCCGATCTTCGAAGCGGACTTCCAGCCGAATAGCTACGGCTTCCGTCCGCGCCGCAGCGCCACGCAAGCCCTGGAGGTCATCCGCATCACAGGTGGCCGTGGCCACCATCACGTGGTCGACGCGGACATTCAGGGCTTCTTCGACGCGATCGACCAGGACCTCCTGATGGAGAAACTGGCTGCTCGCATCTCGGATCGACGAGTGCTCAAGCTGCTACGCCAGTGGTTGCGGGCCGGGGTCATGGAGGAAGGCGTGGTGCGAACGACGACTGCGGGCACACCGCAGGGCGGCGTGATCTCACCGCTCTTGGCCAATGTGTACCTCAACGACCTGGATCGCATATGGACGGCAACCTGCTCTCACCTGGGCCAATTGGTGCGATACGCGGATGACTTCGTCATCCTCTGTCGCACGCGCGCCCAGGCCGAACGGTCGCTGGCCAAGGTGCAAGAGATCATGGGTCTGCTGCGGCTCGAACTGCACCCGACCAAAACGCGACTGGTGGAATTAGGACTTGGACGCGAGGGCTTCACGTTCTTGGGCTGCTATCTGCGGATCGTGCGTTCCCGCTTCAAGGGGAAGCCGTATCTGTTCCGATGGCCCTCCCCGCGCGCGATGCAAGCCATTCGCAGCCGACTCCACGATCTCACCCGTCCGCGACGTTGGGCGGGAATGAAAGACATCCGCGAGGTGATCCGGGAATTGAACCCGGTGCTGCGTGGATGGGGCGGCTACTTCCGCACGGGCAACGCTTCGGGAAAGTTCAACCAGCTTGACCAGTACGTCTACCAGCGGCTGTTGCGGCTGCTCGTGCGACGCGGCGGTCAACGACGGAACCGACCCGGTGCGCGCCCCTTCAGTCCGCGGGAGTGGTCGCATCGCCGGCTGGTCCAAGAACACGGCCTTTACCAGTTGCTGGGCACGATACGGTATCCTGGAGGCGCGCATGTCGCATGA
- a CDS encoding HEAT repeat domain-containing protein, with translation MKTASLHLGLALLLLANTTMSAAPKPLDMDAASAEVSASYGKAHPEVQEFVLHTARSFGSSGLWLNENAYADLTPPDREARIVYLMKLFEEAEYGRHLCQALAEASALKDPRLVPGLEKVGGYHVDGKDYDCRPKWMAVAALARQESPDAVPLLVSLVDHGNQNTRFWARAALARLAKDDFKEDKQAWNKWWVAEGHEAIDPALLKPYTPPTEN, from the coding sequence ATGAAGACGGCGTCATTGCATCTCGGTCTCGCGCTCTTGTTGCTCGCGAACACGACCATGTCGGCGGCGCCAAAGCCGCTCGACATGGATGCTGCTTCGGCCGAAGTCTCGGCGTCCTATGGCAAAGCGCACCCGGAAGTGCAGGAATTCGTGCTGCACACCGCGCGCTCCTTTGGCTCAAGTGGCCTGTGGTTGAATGAAAATGCTTACGCCGATCTGACACCACCAGACCGCGAAGCGAGGATCGTGTATTTGATGAAGCTTTTCGAGGAAGCCGAATACGGCCGGCACCTGTGCCAGGCTTTGGCCGAGGCGAGCGCTCTGAAAGACCCCAGGCTGGTGCCAGGGCTCGAGAAGGTCGGCGGATACCACGTCGACGGAAAAGACTACGATTGCCGCCCCAAGTGGATGGCGGTCGCGGCACTGGCGCGGCAGGAATCGCCCGATGCGGTTCCCCTATTGGTCAGCCTGGTCGACCATGGAAATCAAAACACCCGATTCTGGGCCCGCGCCGCCTTGGCAAGACTGGCGAAAGACGACTTCAAAGAAGACAAGCAGGCCTGGAACAAATGGTGGGTCGCTGAGGGACACGAGGCGATCGACCCGGCCTTGCTCAAGCCCTACACTCCGCCGACAGAAAATTGA